Genomic window (Candidatus Acidiferrales bacterium):
CGAGAAATGAATTTTGCGGCTTTGTGGAGCTCTTTGGTTCCGTTGCCGCGGCCTCGCAGAGCCGGGCCGGCGAGAAAATTCACATCCTGTTGCACGCGCTCGGCCCGGATCGGGGGAGGTGTCCCGGCAGGCCGGGACTGGCCCCGGGCGACACCCGCCAAGAAATTCATCCCAGCGAGGCTGTCGAGCACAACGAAGAGGGTTATTAGTCGCGATAGCGAACGGTTCTGAAATCTTGGATCCCTTTTCATGCCGATCATTCTAGATGCTCAGCCGAGATTTGGCCAGAGGGCCGGTACGGACCACGTGGATTTCCAGAGCGATGCCTCGCTCAGGGGAGATCATAGTCTCGGGCTCGGAGGTTTGCCAAAGGCATACGAGACTTGCTGGCTAGCATGTCTGTCGCTGAATACGGCCAGAGCAGCTCATCTGCCGCAGTGGGCGTGCATTTCATCTACTGCCGAAAGGGTTTCTTCAGCCCCTTCCAGAAGTTACTGATTCCACCAACAGAGTTGCGGGAATTCTGTGCGGGTCAAAAACTCAACCTTTTGGCACGATTTTAAGGGCAGCAGGCTGACAGGGTGCAGCAGGTCTTGAAAGCGCGCCGCCTCCGAGATCCTATGTCCCTGCTGCCAAGCCAAGTCAACTCAGGGGGCTCAAGGGCGACGAAATTCCCGCTTATAGCTTTCCCACTCGCGCTTCAAGTCGGCAAGCAAGCGGAGAAATTGCGGATGGTTGTGCAGGGAGGCAAAGTGCGGGTCGTCGCGGAACAGGGGATAGTTGGGCAGGCCGATCCTCGTGGCCTTCCGTAAGACAGAGATAGCCTGCGCGGTTTTTCCGATGACAGCATAGGCGGCCGCAACGGCGTGATAGGCATGATGGGAATAAGTGAAGATGCGCTTTTCACGTAGTGTTCGCTGCGCCGCCTGTTCGACCTTGCGTGGCTCACCCCGTTTGGCCCAGAGCAAAGCTTCCCAGCTCGCCACCAAGGGGTCTTTTGGTGCCAGTTGCGTCGCCACACGAATCTTTTCCTCCGCGCGATCCAAGCGGCCGACGTAGAGAGAAATTCCCGGAAAGAAAATGTTTCCCCAGAGGTGAGAGGGCTCGAGGGTCAGTATGCGGGCAAAGTATTCCTCGGCTTCCTCAAATTCTCCGGCAAACTGCTTGGAATGGCCCATGGAGAAAATCGTCATCGGATCGTCGGGATTGGTGGCCATGGCGACGGCGGCTTTTTCGATGGCTTCCTGGTGCAAGCCCACATGGGAAAAAACGATGCTCGTCCAGAGCCAGGCTTGATGGCAACCTGGATTCAGCCGCACGGCTTGGTCAAACGCGCGCACAGCGGGGCGATGTTGGAATCCTTTGACTGGGGCCCACAGCACGCGCCCGCGGGCACAGAGGGCATTTACATTGGCCGGGTCGAGCGCTAGCGCGCGACGCACCGCCCGCTCGGCTTGGCGAATCCACTTCGGATTCGGGTCAAAGGAAATCGCCATTAACAAGCAGGCTTCGGCGAGCCGCGCCCAAGCATCTGCAAAGCGCGAGTCAAGCTGAGTCGCATTCTCCAGCATCTCGATGGCGGTGCGTGTGTCCCAGCGATTCAGTCGTTGGAGGCGTTCCACTGCGCGCAGGAACAATTGATAGGCGACTGGATTCTTCGTCGGCGGCTCTGCCGGGCCTCCCGCTGTAGGTTTCGTACCGAGCGCCCGCGCCAAGCCATCGGCAATTTTGTCTTGCAGCCCGAAGAGGTTGCTCAGCTCGGAATCGTGCTTGCCGGAAAGTAGCGTTGCGCCGTCGGCGGCGTTCCAGGCCTGCACGTGCACGCGCAGCCGCTGCCCCAGCTTCTGGATGCTGCCGTCCACGACGACCTGGACGTTCAGCTCCCGCGCCGCGAGCAGGGGGTCCATAGGCTGCTTGGCGTAGCGCATTACGGTGCTCGTCGGCCGCACCAGCAGCTCGCTGCTTGCCCCCAACTGATTGATGACGGCGTCCGCCAGCGCCACCGACAGGTACTCGTCCTCGGCGCTCGGGGTCAGCAACTTGAAGGGGAGAACGGCAACCCTCCGTTTGCCGGCGACGACGGTCGGGAGCACCATCCCAAGTTCGAGGTCGCGACTAAGGTTGCTCAAGTCCACCTGCACCTCGCGCGCCGACTGGTAGCGACGCTCCGGCTGCTTCTCAAGTAACTTGTGTACAATCCGCGCCAGTTCGCTGGGCACACCGGAGGCGATTCCACTCAACGGCGTCGGAGTATCGTTCAGAATCTGCGTGACCAAGGCCGTCGTTGTTGGCCCCAGGAACGGACGGCGATTGGCTGCTAGCTCGTAGAGCACCACGCCCAGCGAGAACAGGTCGGCGCGGGTGTCGCCGGCCTCGCCACGCAACTGCTGGGGCGCCATGTAGGCAAGCGTGCCCGCGATTTGTGATTCCGGCAACCAGGAGGCTATGGTGGCCGTGCGGGTGCGGGTGACGGTTTCGGCGGCCACGTGGCGGGCAATGCCGAAATCGAGCAGCTTCAGCCGACCATCCGGCTGCACGACGATGTTTTCCGGCTTGATGTCGCCGTGCACAACTCCTTGCGCGTGAGCAGCCGCTAGTGCCTCGGCCACCTGCGCCCCAAGGCGAACGAGAGTTCGCGGGTCTGGAGGCCCTTCGGAAAGCATCGCCCGCAGCGTCTCCCCGGAAACTACCTCCATGACGATAAAGACTTGCTCCTCCTCTTCACCCACTTCATAGATGGTCGTGATGCTGGGGTGATTAAGCGCCGCTGCCGCGCGGGCTTCGGCCAGAATCCGGGCGCGGCGCTCTGCGTGGCTCGCAATTTCCTTTGGAAGAACCTTGATGGCAACTGTGCGGCGCAGACGGTCGTCCTGGGCGCGATAGACTTCGCCCATCCCACCTTCCCCGATCTTCTCCAGGATGTGATAGTGGCCCAGTGTCTGCCCAATCATGGAAAGAGAACCTGCCGTGGGTGGGCATCTTAGGCCTGCACCGACAGGTATGTCAACGCACGCCGCATATTCGGCTCAAACTCCAGAACTTCCACTTGGGAGCGTGTCGAGACGTTTTCTTTTTCGAGTGTCGTTAGGATCATAAGGTCAGGGCAGGCGCCAACGAAAACGCCAGACGTTGAGGACTCAAAAGTAATACAGTTGTTTCTACTTCGAGGGGGTAGGCGGAGGATCGACCCCGACATCGGTCTGCGTGGGTCCGCCAGCGACCCAGTTGATGTCCCAGGCACCATCAACGGTAATCAGCACCAAACCACCGTCCGGCAGCCAGGCCTGATGAACCATCTTCGCGGGAATGTAGTTGAAGGAGCCTGGCCCAAGTACGTCGCGCTTCCCTTCGCATTCAAAAACCATAGTGCCTGCAAGAATGGTGTGGGTTTCATTCGCGCTGTGCCAGTGAAGGGGGACATGGATTTTTCGCGGGTTGCGGATGAGCAGGTGCGTGGCCTGGGTCTTCGGGTCAACCCGCAAGATGGTTATTTCGGGCGAATCGTTGCCCAGTTCAGGAACAATCTTCGACCATGTGGCCTGCTGATACTTCACAGAAAAGTAGCTAGAGACGGCGGTAGTGACTTGAATGTGCTCGCTCTTAGGTGAACGCGCAGATCCGATCACAGCTAGCGTGAAGACGCTTGCCAAGGCAAGCCCCCTGGCTGACATTCTTGTCATTTTTTGCCTCCCCGAGGGTTGTAAACGCGCCCGCTATAGCTTGGCGCCAGTACCCAGGTCATGTTGGGATTCGAGGCGTCATATTACATCCAACCAGGCAGGTAGTCGATGAAGACCTTGCGGGTCGGTTGCCTCGTATGCCGTAACGGTTAGGTTTTGGGCAGGGTTTCGCGATGTGGTTCGATGCCGAACAGTTGTGCCGACGGGTCTACTTTTCCTTCTGAGTGTCACTGGTAGGAAACACTGATAATGTTCTAGCAGGCCTGCTATGGCCCTATGCGCACCACGTGGATTTCCCGAGCGATGCCTCGCTCCATGGCGATTTGCGTGTGCTCGCACTCGACGACAAACGCCGGCGTTGTCTCGACCAGCCGGATGACTGACCCGGCGGTCAGCCCGTAGGCCGCAAGCCGATCGAGCCGCGCCGGAGACTGGGTGGCGATAAAAGCCACGCGCAAGCGTTCTCCGGGCGAGGCCGCATCCAGTCGCATGATAGGCGCAGGCTCCACCCCGGCGTGCTCCGTC
Coding sequences:
- a CDS encoding protein kinase, with protein sequence MIGQTLGHYHILEKIGEGGMGEVYRAQDDRLRRTVAIKVLPKEIASHAERRARILAEARAAAALNHPSITTIYEVGEEEEQVFIVMEVVSGETLRAMLSEGPPDPRTLVRLGAQVAEALAAAHAQGVVHGDIKPENIVVQPDGRLKLLDFGIARHVAAETVTRTRTATIASWLPESQIAGTLAYMAPQQLRGEAGDTRADLFSLGVVLYELAANRRPFLGPTTTALVTQILNDTPTPLSGIASGVPSELARIVHKLLEKQPERRYQSAREVQVDLSNLSRDLELGMVLPTVVAGKRRVAVLPFKLLTPSAEDEYLSVALADAVINQLGASSELLVRPTSTVMRYAKQPMDPLLAARELNVQVVVDGSIQKLGQRLRVHVQAWNAADGATLLSGKHDSELSNLFGLQDKIADGLARALGTKPTAGGPAEPPTKNPVAYQLFLRAVERLQRLNRWDTRTAIEMLENATQLDSRFADAWARLAEACLLMAISFDPNPKWIRQAERAVRRALALDPANVNALCARGRVLWAPVKGFQHRPAVRAFDQAVRLNPGCHQAWLWTSIVFSHVGLHQEAIEKAAVAMATNPDDPMTIFSMGHSKQFAGEFEEAEEYFARILTLEPSHLWGNIFFPGISLYVGRLDRAEEKIRVATQLAPKDPLVASWEALLWAKRGEPRKVEQAAQRTLREKRIFTYSHHAYHAVAAAYAVIGKTAQAISVLRKATRIGLPNYPLFRDDPHFASLHNHPQFLRLLADLKREWESYKREFRRP
- a CDS encoding cupin domain-containing protein, whose translation is MASVFTLAVIGSARSPKSEHIQVTTAVSSYFSVKYQQATWSKIVPELGNDSPEITILRVDPKTQATHLLIRNPRKIHVPLHWHSANETHTILAGTMVFECEGKRDVLGPGSFNYIPAKMVHQAWLPDGGLVLITVDGAWDINWVAGGPTQTDVGVDPPPTPSK
- a CDS encoding FeoA domain-containing protein: LVADTVTESICTLLGHPETCPHDKPIPPGECCLRARNRSEQTEHAGVEPAPIMRLDAASPGERLRVAFIATQSPARLDRLAAYGLTAGSVIRLVETTPAFVVECEHTQIAMERGIAREIHVVRIGP